From the genome of Dermochelys coriacea isolate rDerCor1 chromosome 1, rDerCor1.pri.v4, whole genome shotgun sequence:
tcactttcccATTGATGTGGGAAAGATATGAAACAGCATTTGGACACAGAGCTGAGATTTTTGCCAGACAAATTACTCAAAACATGCTGGTAAAGATAAAGCataaaaaatgtattaactacagaaggatggattttaagtgattataagcgatagcaaacagatcaaagcagattacctgtcaaataaataaaaatgctaacTAAGCTTAACCTATTAGGTCGATTGGATATAAATGAccaatttctcaccctgactaaagaaatccctttagcctgggaccaacatTTCCACCAGATCAGTCTTTCTTCCTCAGGTGTTTGAAGGAGATCGCTTGTGCGGGGAGTGAGTCCAAGAAATGATATCATTCCCCCCCTTACAGAGTTTTTCCACAGAGCGGAGACCCTTTGTTTCAAGACGAGTTCCCAGCCCAgtgtgtggaaaaatacaggtaccaaaatggagttcagtgtcatgtggtctgTTCCCATGTCCTTGGATGCCCTGCTGAGTCATAGCATCCATTACTGATAGGCTGGCTGAAATGTTCACAGGAAAGCTAAACTCTTCCATGATCCATTGTCTTTGTTCATGAGCCATCAGTAAGGCTATATTTTAGTcacggctatttttagtaaaaggctTGGATAGGTCATGCACAGTAAATGAAAATTAATGGCCCATGaactgtccatgacttttgctATATACCGCTAACTATTCTTGGGTGGAgggctgcaggtgctggggggggggctgtgaggaaGGTAGAGGCACTGGTGTTGCTGCATGGGGTTTGGCAGAGCTGGAAGGCTCCCTACCCACCTCCATGGGTCCTGGCAACTCCTACGCATAGGGGAAGTGTAGCCAATAagagctgtggggatggggtCTGTGGGTgcgggcagcacacggagccccctGGCCTCTCCTTCTAAGAGCTGCAGGGACATCCCAGTGGGAGacagggttccccccaccccgagtTAAGAGCCACCCGACACAACAAtccctgcccctagccctgagtcctctcccacacaccaaaactgctgctgctgttgctggcccatgtcctttctctctctttctttctccatttCTTTGGCTGGCAGTTCCATGGCTAGTTTATTTGACTCGATTTCTTGCTCTTTGAATTCCAAAATACTCTGTTGGGCAGCTGCTTCATCTTgcttatatagattcatagatactaaggtcagaagggaccattctgatcatctagtccgacctcctccacagcgcaggccacagaatctcacccacccactcctatgaaaaacctcacccatgtctgagctattgaagtccttagaTCATTgttcaaagacttcaaagagcagagaagcctccctcaagtcaaccatgccccatgctacagaagaaggcgaaaaacctccagggcctctccaacctgccctggaggaaaattccttcccgaccccaaatatggcgatcagctaaaccctgagcatatgggcaagattcaccagccagatacccaggaaagaattttctagagtaactcagatcccatccatctaatatcccatctcaggggatttggcctatttaccctgaatatttaaagatcaattacttaccaaaatcccattatcccatcataccatctcctccataaacttatcaagtagaatcttaaaaccagatagatcttttgcccccactgcttcccttggaaggctattccaaaacttcactcctctgatgcttagaaacctttgtctgatttcaagtctaaacttcctggtggccagtttatacccatttgttcttgtgtccacattggtactgagcttaaataattcctctccctctcctatatttatccctctgatatatttatagagagcaatcatatctcccctcaaccttcttttagttaggctaaacaagccaagctccttaagtctcctttcataagacaagttttccattcctcggatcatcctagtagcccttctctgtacctgctccagtttgaattcatcctttttaaacatgggagaccagaactgcacacagtattctaggtgaggtctcaccagtgccttgtataacggtactaaaacctccttatccctactggaaatgcctctcctgatgcatcccaaaaccgcattagcttttttcacagccatatcacattggcagctcatagtcatcctatgatcaacgaatactccaaggtccttctcctcttcggttacttctaattgatgtgtccccagcttataactaaaattcttgttattaatccctaaatgcataaccttacacttctcactattaaatttcatcctattagtattactccagtttacaaggtcatccagatcctcctgtataatatcccgatccttctccgaattggcaatacctcccagctttgtatcatctgcaaactttattagcacactcccactttttgtgccaaggtcagtaataaaaagattaaataagattggtcccaaaaccgatccctgaggaactccactggtaacctccgtCCAACCTGACAgctcgcctttcagtaggacccgttgcagtctcacctttaaccaattccttatccaccttttgatgttcatattgatccccatcttctccaatttaactaataattccccatgtggcacggtatcaaatgccttactgaaatctaggtaaattagatccactgcatttcctttatcgaaaaaatctgttactttttcaaaaagggagattaggttggtttggcacgatctaccttttgtaaaaccatgttgtattttgtcccatttaccattgacttcaatgtccttaactaatttctccttcaaaattttttccaggaccttgcatactacagatgtcaaactaactggcctgtagttacccagatcacttttttttcctttcttaaaaataggaactatattagcaattctccaatcattcggtactattcctgagtttacagattcattaaaaattcttgctaatgggcttgcaatttcaggtgccaattctttaattttcttggatgaagattatctgggccccccgatttagtcccattaagctgtttcagtttcgcttctacctcagatatggtaatatctacctctatatcctccttcccatttgtcatgctaccattatccccaagatcctctttagccttattaaagactgaggcaaagtatttgtttagatattgggccatgcctagattatctttaacctccactccatcctcagtgttaagcggccccacttcttccttcttagttttcttcttatttatatggctatagaaccttttactattggttttaattccctttgcaaggtccaactctactcaacttttagcctgtctcactttatccctacatgttctgacctcaattaggtagctttccttgctgatccctcccatcttccactccctgtatgctttctgcttcttcttaatcacctctctaagatgcttgctcatccagcttggtctacaactccttccgatgaattttttcccctttcttgggatacaggcttccgatagcttctgcagttttgatttaaagtaatcccaggcctcatctacctttagatccataagttcttcagtccaatccacttccctaactaattgccttaatttttgaaagtcagcccttttgaaatcaaaaaccctagttgcagatttatttttgttaatccttccatttagtttgaactgaattagctcatgatcacttgagctaagattgtcccctacaaccatttcttctatgaggtcctcgctactcaccaaaattaaatctaaaatggcatcccctctagtcggttcagccaCTACTTGATGCTTCCATATCTTTTATCTGTAATTCTTTTAACTCCAAAAGTCTTTTatgttccctttctttttcttctgcctgAAAATCCTATTCAATATAtgtaacaaagttcctcctctaccttggtgggtcctgcgcttattggtggattttgcttgcctcagagattcgtggccgccctcagtttggccactttcatggctcaaatctgccgtccactcagataacctcatcactgggcagcatggggaaaaaagagtaaaaacaatccccgcagtttctgctgatccaccatgtgggtcagggACCAGCTCAGAGAACCTTACCTCTGGTGGAAGCTCCTGTGTTgggtcaggagttgggaggtttggggggaagccgggcccgccctctaccccaggttccagcccagggccctgtggactgcagctgtctagagagcctcctggaacagctgtgcaacagctacaactccctgagctacttccccatggcctcctcccaacaccttctttatcctcacgacaggacctccctcctgatgtctgttaacacttgtcctctcactcccagctccttacgtgcacacctcactaactggagtgacagactttttaaaccaggtgtcctgattagccttaattaattctatcAGTTTCCCcgttggctacaggtgtcctaattagcctgcctgccttaattagttctagaaagttcctgagtgttctggaatagtccctgttatcttacccagggaaaagggacctgcttaacctggaactaatgtatctaccttcgaaCACTCTCTTGTGGCCATCTGgcttgaccctgtcacaatattcataaatgatctggaaaaaggggtaaacagtgagctggcacaatttgcagatgatacaaaattactaaagatagatAAGagccaggcagactgcgaagagctacaaaaggatctctcaaaactgggtgactgggcaacgaaacggcagatgaaatttaatgttgataaatgcaaagtaatgcacattggaaagcataatcccaactatacatataaaatgatggggtaaattagctgttaccattcaaaaaagagatctcagagtcatcgtggatagttctctgaaatcatccactcaatgtgcagtggcaatcaaaaaagctaacagaatgctgggaataattaagaaaggaatagataataggacagaaaatatcatgttgcctctatataaatccatggtacaccgaTATCTTGAATACAGCATGCAGATGTGgccgctccatctcaaaaaagatatattggaattggaaaaggttcagaaaagggcaacaaaaattattagggatatggaacagcttccatatgagtagaggttaataagactgggacttttcggtgtggaaaacagatgactaaggggagatatgattgaggtctataaaatcatgactggtatagagaaagtagataaggaagtgttgtttattagTTCTCATAaaagaagaactaggggtcaccatatTAAATTAATAgtctgcaggtttaaaacaaatcaaagggAATAtgtcttcacacaactcacagtcaacctgtggaactgcttgccaaatgatgttgtgaaggccaagaccataacagggttcaaaaaagaactagattaattcatggaggatagggccattaatggctattagccaggatggacagcaatggtgtccctatcctctatttgccagaagctgggaatgggcgacagggaatggatcacttgatgatgacttgttctgttcattcctcctgGGGCATGTGGCACTGTAGgaggataggatactgggctacatggacccttggtctaacccagtattgccgttcttatgttcttaattgtcCCACTGTTCGAGCTAGGAACAATACCCCATCAATGCTAAACTTTTATCACCAAGCAGGTCCAACTGGACACCTCAATCTCTTCCATTTCGGTGCTTTTGACCAGAGCTATACAATCACCCCCAGCCTACTTAAAAGTAGTAGCTTTATTAACAGACAACataaagcattagagaaaattattttaaaataacaggcAACTGTCACACATTTACACTCATCTATCTCACATATCACTACAAGGTAAGTTACTCAGGCTTTGCTCTGGAGATAGAGAAACAGAACTGGCTCATCTTACGTTCTTTTGGGAAGCCAAGgatctcttgggagcagtggtgtAGCTAGAACAGGAAAACTGGGTGGGCCCACATTTCAGGTGGGCAGGCAATGACGGAggggcctgcatccccccacagAGGCAGATTAGGATTTGAGAGGCTCTGGCTGCGCCAGGACAACTGGGggtccctctccaccccttctgcATCCCCGCTCCTTCCAGACAGTGGCTTTGGGGTATGGGGGATTGCCACTCCCGGTGCTCCTATGGGTTAGTGGGTTCCAGGCAGGGGGAattgccccacttcccctaccaAGCACTCCTgcaggggagcagggttggggtgaaggggagtGACCCACTTCCCCTGTTCAGCGATCCTGCCTGCCAGTGGGTCTGGGTGATGGGGCTTCTCCCACTTCCCCCCGTGCTCTTCCCATACCCCGACCCACTCCCCGTGAGGAGCGGCAGGTGGAGGGAGTAGGGCAAGCACCCATGCTCGCACCCTGCTTATCCACAGGAGTTCTGGGTAGGTGGAGCAGATTGGGGCTGCCCCATTGGTCCCGACCCAGTGTCTAATCTGCTTTTGGCCCAGACCGGCACCCACGAGGCACACCTCATTTGGGCTGGGTGACTAGGGCATCATCACGTGAGACTGGCAGGAGAGGGACACAGCTGGACACCGAGCTGCGGTAGGGAGTCCCAGCCAGTGGACTGGGAGGCTTTGCCCCaatttgggtgggcctggatgctaagcAGGTGGGCCACGACCCACCCAGGACCACCTATGACGACGCCCCTGCTTTGGACTCAGTCTAGTTTCCCTGTGTCCCTGAGAGCATCTTCCCATCTGTTTGCCCCTTTCTTGTGGAAGCAGCCTTTGCTGAAACCAGTGTGAGCCTGGGACCAGCCACCGTAGTGCTCAGCCATGTCCATGTTACTTGGAAAAGGTGTGAAGCTGACCTTTGCCCTGAGACTGCTTTCACCCAACGAGACAGTCTAAGATGAGGAGCCCATGGCTGCTGCTCCATTTTTTGGCAGTTAGACCCATTCTGCCTCAATGGTTGCAAACACCGGTCTGGTGACTGTGCTGAAAGGCTTGACATTATCGTGACTATCCAACTTTCCCCTCAGAAATCAACTACCTACCCCTCACTGTCACTCCAGAACACCCCCACATCTGCCACAGGTACTAGAGTCACAAGGCTTCCCAGAGGCCAGCTGTCACTGGAGGCTGTGGTAAGAGGCCTTTTATAGACAAATGTTGCTCTGTGGAACCCTGACACGGCCCGGATCTTAGGGTctcagagtatctgagcaccttgaatgtatttatcctcccgccaccactgtgaggcagggcagggctattatccatctgtgcagggggtcagagaCAGCCAAAggcttgcccacagtcacacatgACAAAGGAATCAAACCTAGCTGTCTGGAGTTTCAGAGCCGTGCCCAGACAACAGGACCAGCCTTCCAGCCATCTGAGTGGTGACAGGCCTGGCTGGATTCTCTGCTACACCAGCAGAGCTCCTGCCTTTGCCGTAGAGAGCAGGGATGGCAAGGAGCCAGTTAGAGGGCTTTGATTCGCTGGCCTGTTCTCACCTTGCATCAGTGGGatttagagcagcctgggggctgAGCTAAACTCTGCCCACTGGGAACAGCTTTCAAGTGCACAGCTCACTCTTGCTAAGTCCTTGGGGATGGGAGCCACACCAGAGTGCCTCCTAGTGGCCTAAGGTAGCCCTGCAGGCACCCTGCCCTTCCCTCTAAGGTCCGTGCAATAATTTACTCTCAGCCTGGAGTACTTAAAACAAGAGCCCCCTTTGTGGGGTCCCATTAATTCAGTCTTCTCTAAAACACAAGATCTCCTACCCTCCAGCCCCATTCTTCTGCTTTTCTCAGGAGCCCCCCCACAAAACTTCTTTTTGGGGTGAGCATAGGTTCAGGCTTGCTGCAACCcttgctccttttctgcagaggccctgctccctgtcccattTCTTCCAACTAGGCCGTTCCCCCTACTCCTCCACTTCCCCTgacgctcctcccccctcccacacagccaGGCCACCTGCCAGGCCGTGGTAAGAGCTATCCCAGGAGCCAAGACtggtgtggggagccccagattCTCCATCTTCCCTGGGGTGCaacttggggggcagggacatagGCTGGGGGCTTCCCTTGGGCCCCACAGCCCTCTATcaagggcaggtggaggatctgAGGCTCCTGACAGTGGCTCTAGCTCCTCAGCCATCTTTTACCATAGCCTGGCTTTAGCTTCTGGTCTGGAGAATGGGAGGAGCattgagggaagaggaggagcagagggtaGGGCCTCACAGGGGAAGAAGAGAAGCGGAGCAGCATCACGGAGTGGGGTCTCCTGCCTCTGTCCCTCTTTTCATTTTGAAGAGGTGGTCACCCTACAGTgaatgggctgggctgggatagGAGCCAGCTGTGTCTCTGTTGGGGAGATGAGGACCATTTCCACTCTTTTTCATTGCTGGGGAAGCACaaattgggggaggaggagaagagaaccTGGGCCTGAGTCTCTTGCCAGGACTCCTGTGGGTCAGGCCCTCACTCACAcagccagctctgccctgcctcgGTGGGGAGTGGGCTCAGAGGTGTGGTGTGTCCAGAGCCATAAATGGTGTTAGGGGCTTTGCCTGAATGGCTTCTCTGGCAGCTCCTGCTTTAATCATGTCTCCGACACGACTCAGTCACAAGCACCTGGCTGAGGGCATGGGGGAAGGGTGCCCCTGGAATAGCCCCTGTCCACAGCTGGTGCAGCCCCAATGGATCACACAACACCCAGATCTCCCGGGAACGGCCAGGACTGTGACAGCAGAACAGCTCTACATTGTTTTTCATGGCCTGTGAATGTTTAAATACAGACAGGACAGGAACAGGCCAGGTGTAATAGGAAACAACATCCACATCCCTTCTCTTTATTGACTATATTGAGAGGAATTCTGAGGGCGGAGCAGCCATCGATATGGCTCTTTATGGGGCAACATCCCACCATTCCCCTGGCTCTCCACGAACAAAGACACTTTTCAAATGCTGCTGCCTACCTTGGTCTCCTTCgccctgtgcactgtcctccctCACCAACCACTCTCCAATTGCTCCAGGCCTTAGACCCCGTCTGAACCTGTCTCTGCATAGTGGAGATCAGTAGCTCAGGTCATTTTAGATTGAAGAGTCCAGGATGGAATAGGTGGCCCATATTTTTCATCTCCCATGTCACCAGTGCTGGAGCCGGAAGATGAACTGACCCTTCACTTGACGAACACCCTGATTATCCTTGCACGAAGGTGTTTGCTTTTCACGCTGTACACAATTGGGTTCATCAGGGGTGGGACAAGCAAGTAGATATAGCCCAGGAgaatctgaagcaagggagaagAGCCCTCCCCGAATCTGTGTATCACAGAGAGGCCGATCATTGGCATGTAGAAGAGCAGGacggcacagaggtgggagatgcaGGTGTTCAGGGCCCTAAGACATTCCGCGTGGGACGTGATGCTCAGCACTGCTGCGAGGATCATCACATAAGAGAGAAAGATGAGCAGCGAGTCCAGCCCCACCGTCAAGAGTGCAACAGACAAGCCATAGATGCTGATTACTCTGATATCCGAACAAGCCATCTTCATGACGTCCTGGTTTATGCAGTAGCAATGGGAGAGGACATTGGATTGACAATATTGTAACCGTTGAAGGAGAATAGGGAGTGGGAGTATTACAGCCACCCCTCTTAGCACACACACCTGTCCCATCTTGCCTATTCTTGGCAGGGTTAAGATAGAAGGATATCTCAGAGGGGCACGGATCGCGATGAAGCGGTCAAAGGCCATCAACAAGAGCACGGAGGATTCAATGCATTCAAGCaagtggatgaagaacagctgggcaAAACAGGCATTGAGGCTGATCTCTCTAGAATTAAACAAGACAATACCCAGTGTCGTCGGCATGGTCGATATCAATAAGGCAAGGTCTGTGACGGCcaacatggaaaggaaaatgtacatgGGCTCGTGGAGGCTTGGATCTGTTTTTATAATGAACAGAATGACTGCATTTCCTAATATGGAAATACCATACATTAAGCAGAAAGGAATAGAGATCCAGAGATGCAAGTCTTCCTGCCCTGTTATGCCAGTGAGAAGGAACACTGCAACGTTGAATTTGGTGTCATTGACAGCTGACATAATGTACTGGGCAGGTCCAAGAAGTTCTGAACTCTCCTTCCTAAAAGGAAAAAGGACAGGAGACTAGATGATATTTAATGAGACACCTttctgctctcagtgaagtcTAGAGACTCCCAGGAGTACAAGGAAAATCAGCAAAAAACATAGTCTTGGAATTACACAACAGATAGGAAGATAGGCATTGCCAGAGTAGATCAGACCCATTGCCCATTTAGCCTAATATCCAGTGCCCAGTTCTAGATGCTTCGGAGGAAGTGGAAGACACTCTGCAATAGGCAGGCTTGAAATAACTCGCACCCACTAATTAGACAAATTTTGCCGTGCAATAAGGAAGGTTTAGAGCCCATCCAAAAATTTTTGAAACAAGCTGCATTACTCTAATTACTCCATATAAATATCCTGACCCTCTTTGAATCCTAAAGTCTTGGCCCCATTGATGTCTGGTGGCTGGGAATTCCACAGCCTACTTGAGCGCTGTGTGATTTTAGAATTGTGACTTTCCTACAGACACTCTTTCTGGCCCTCACTTTTGAGTGTGGCCCATTGTATCATGAGATGTGTGTAAACACATGGCAAGTGCATGGGTTAAACTGTCATTGTATTTATCTACCCTGCAATGAAGCTGTTTATAAACGTGTTTCATTGCCTCATGAtatatacttttttattttctccactcCTGATAGTCCAAATTAAGCCACTGCCTCTTTGCAATACGTGAGATCCATTCTTAGGCACAAGGTCTTAATTCAATAACATTGACTTGAAAGGCATCACTCCAGATTTACCTGTATAAATTAAATCAGAACTAGGCTCTGTTAACTTTCCCTTACAAAATTCTCCCGGTGATATGCTCTGACCCCCCCAAATCCATACAAGAGGAGCTGAAGTGCTTTGCCTGGCATATGTTGAATGAATCCAGAGAGTTCAATAGTCCTACAgctttctttttatcctcatgGGACCTGCATCCTCTCCCCACGCAATGGTCTGTAGATATTTAGCAAGTTACAAGCTAACACAGACAGTTACTTCAATTGGGCGGGGTGTGGGGTTAGTGTCACATGTGGGTGAATAGTGAAAACAGTAGGTTTGCACTAATGTCCGGTTGAGTTTGCAAGTTCCTTCAGCCATGGTCATGTAAGAGGTCATGGGCATAAATTCCATACAACCAGACCAGCGGTTCTGTTGTCTCATGACTTTTTGGAAAATCTTGCACAGATATTGCAAAGGAATTGTGTTCTTGACCCTGAACATAAGTGTTAGAAACAGCTATCGatcaggtttcacagtagcagccgtgttagtctgtatttgcaaaaagaaaaggagtgcttgtggcaccttagagactaacaaatttatttgcgcataagctttcatgatgcatccaatgaagtgagctgtagctcacgaaagcttatgctcaaataaatttgttagtctctaaggtgtcacaaaaactccttttctttttgcgagctACTGATCAGTTACCAGGTGAAGGAATCGTACAACTGTTCACTGAACAAAGGGTTAATAGCACAAACCCATTGCAAACAGTATGTGGAGTATTGTAGCTCCTCTGTCCCTGAGTTAATACCTGACTGGTTTCCCACAGGTTCTATTCTGTCAGTCTGTAGCTGGTATCCGGAGTGGTAACTGGCATTGGgatcagtataaaaatatttattccctGCGCTCTCACTGCCTGGTACATGGTACCCCCAGGAGCTGATATTCAGTCACGATGAGGGTTTGTAGAAAGTGGATTTCAAAGTCAAAGTGAGTATTCATGGAAATGGAACATCATTTCACACAGGAAAGTAGTCTATtgctcttgttctctctctctctctctgagtgtcTCTGTCCTGTATTCCTAAAATACATAGCACCCAAAAATGGTATTGGCACAGACATGGAGCTGAGATGCCATAATTAATGTGTAGATTAAACCCAGTTCTTGGGATGTTTGCTTATAGCTATCTTGGGTTAACTACTGAGTTGTTTATGCTATGGCTATATTGGGTGAAACCAGTATGGCTTTTCTTAATTTAATAGCAGGCTGCTGGAAAACATGAAGGAAGGGAAGCAACAGCTGAAGAAAAGCTATTTCTCAGTGAGAACTTCAGGGAGGTTGAGAGACAACACTGGAGCTACAGGCTGGGAAGAGCCTATTTCCGGGCTTTAGCTACGTTACCCAGCTTGTTTTGTCAGTGCTGGAAGGCTGTAGAGAGGTGGGGCAGGTGTTGGTGAGAAACTTTGCAGAGTGACAGGCACAGACACCTCTGGGGAAGTTTAATGGCCGTCAGACTGCCTGGTTCCCCGTTAGAGTGGTAGGAATTGGGGTCAGACGCGtacagactggtttttgaaaaccCTCTTATTCTCCCATGTTTTGCTTTATTCCTACAGTTCACATTAAAGAGCACTTTGGTTGAAGAAGGCTGGCTGGTCACTCATCTCACCACTACTCGCGGCCTCCCAGAGGGAAGAACCACAGGTGCTGAACCCACTCAGACCTGCAGGGCAAGCCCAGTCAACCtgcagtgtgctgtgacacaggGGCCAGTCTGAGGGTGGGAGTATCGTGGAATGCCATCCCATGAGAAGACAGGGTATGAGGCCCAACATGTGGCACTCAGAGATCAGAGAGCGGGAAGAGATGCCGGTAGCCTGGTAACTCTGAGGGTTATCTACATGAGAGAGATTCTAGAGCTCTCAGCCAGTCATGAAGTAGAAATATTCCTCATCAGACCTTTCACTGCAGAGCAATCAGC
Proteins encoded in this window:
- the LOC119857618 gene encoding olfactory receptor 51G2-like — protein: MSAVNDTKFNVAVFLLTGITGQEDLHLWISIPFCLMYGISILGNAVILFIIKTDPSLHEPMYIFLSMLAVTDLALLISTMPTTLGIVLFNSREISLNACFAQLFFIHLLECIESSVLLLMAFDRFIAIRAPLRYPSILTLPRIGKMGQVCVLRGVAVILPLPILLQRLQYCQSNVLSHCYCINQDVMKMACSDIRVISIYGLSVALLTVGLDSLLIFLSYVMILAAVLSITSHAECLRALNTCISHLCAVLLFYMPMIGLSVIHRFGEGSSPLLQILLGYIYLLVPPLMNPIVYSVKSKHLRARIIRVFVK